One Fusarium poae strain DAOMC 252244 chromosome 4, whole genome shotgun sequence DNA window includes the following coding sequences:
- a CDS encoding hypothetical protein (TransMembrane:7 (i27-48o54-74i86-110o140-159i171-193o213-232i244-263o)) — protein MAPSSTPSTYKATAQSIEAEKRWTQRLNIFLSPFWIIAVAFAMLSGIMHQWNDIDYLLFSIAVATPPILFPALLSKKIGRPWYRRYWFKLNVWVAVMVCLGTYFTSHYFFDLMGMRYKFPCKWNFSSGVVGRTGGQVPVFLYPLTHAYFMTYYTVLMVLKKEIVQRLRPGRFGRVVVIVALSYGVALGETFFMASPLLSEWFYYEKRDRMMTVGSVGYMAFFVTGLPMVGRVDGKGEDWPLSRVVIEALGTFMSILVLFEVWAKVVGPL, from the coding sequence ATGGCAccttcatcaacaccaagtACCTACAAAGCCACAGCCCAGAGCattgaggctgagaagcgATGGACGCAGCGACTGAACATCTTTTTAAGCCCCTTCTGGATAATCGCAGTTGCATTCGCCATGCTGAGCGGTATAATGCACCAATGGAACGACATTGATTACCTGCTCTTCTCAATAGCAGTTGCCACACCACCCATACTATTCCCAGCGCTCTTATCCAAAAAGATTGGTCGTCCATGGTATCGCCGATACTGGTTCAAACTGAACGTCTGGGTAGCGGTCATGGTCTGCTTGGGAACGTACTTTACATCGCACTACTTCTTTGATCTCATGGGGATGCGATACAAATTCCCTTGCAAGTGGAACTTTAGCTCTGGTGTTGTTGGGAGAACGGGGGGTCAAGTTCCCGTCTTCTTGTATCCTCTTACGCACGCGTACTTTATGACCTACTACACAGTTCTCATGGTGTTGAAGAAGGAAATTGTTCAGAGGTTACGACCTGGGAGATTTGGGAGGGTTGTTGTGATAGTGGCCCTTTCTTATGGCGTTGCCCTTGGAGAAACGTTCTTCATGGCGAGTCCCCTTCTTTCAGAGTGGTTCTACTATGAGAAGAGAGATCGCATGATGACGGTTGGGTCTGTGGGATACATGGCATTCTTCGTCACAGGGTTGCCTATGGTTGGGCGTGTTGATGGGAAAGGTGAAGATTGGCCGTTGAGTCGAGTTGTTATTGAGGCTCTGGGGACTTTCATGTCAATTCTGGTATTGTTTGAGGTTTGGGCAAAGGTGGTTGGTCCTCTGTGA
- a CDS encoding hypothetical protein (TransMembrane:4 (i20-41o69-87i99-124o139-157i)), with translation MDAAAPKRPAQVAFRIHPLYRIFFLVLEPISALVGAFFTHFRQGTYLTLLNAASAPTAAQAVPKATSVAMSQLANMYFFFALNEALVLRSTPDLRVWKVVLFVLLVADVGHLFSMSELGAGIYWDVKSWNASDWGNVPWVYAGMTLRICFLMGVGLGESRVLKRRI, from the coding sequence ATGGACGCCGCAGCGCCAAAGAGACCAGCCCAAGTGGCTTTCCGCATTCACCCTCTTTACCGCATCTTCTTTCTCGTCCTTGAGCCCATCTCTGCTCTTGTCGGCGCATTCTTTACTCACTTCCGCCAAGGAACATACTTGACTCTTCTCAACGCGGCTTCTGCACCTACCGCGGCTCAAGCCGTACCAAAGGCTACATCAGTCGCCATGTCGCAGCTCGCCAACATGTACTTTTTCTTCGCGCTCAATGAAGCGCTCGTGCTGCGATCCACACCAGACTTGAGAGTTTGGAAGGTTGTCCTGTTTGTGCTTCTCGTGGCGGACGTGGGACACTTGTTCTCCATGAGCGAGCTGGGCGCAGGAATTTACTGGGATGTTAAATCGTGGAATGCGAGCGATTGGGGAAATGTCCCTTGGGTTTATGCTGGTATGACTTTGAGGATTTGCTTCTTGATGGGCGTTGGCCTGGGAGAGTCGAGGGTTTTGAAAAGAAGGATTTAG
- a CDS encoding hypothetical protein (TransMembrane:1 (i64-88o)~CAZy:GH55) → MNNSTEMAGSRTQRRRMPSVEGYYDEIPAHERGQTKSNDKHSAGISTPLISQRNHYSTPQRQRFSWFFIVIMGLSTIVTASLLALRLFTLPAAAAPQAAIPVPAAPEYSAPVTPYDAGSWWLSSIERQGAVAYGNSANYKIFRNVKDYGAKGDGSSDDTAAINAAFSDGSRCGKGCDSTTVTPALVYFPPGTYVVSRPILPYYYTHMIGDVNDLPVLKPAANFEGMAVIDVDPYNNDGSNWHTNQNNFFRQVRNFKIDLTGMPKSSGTGIHWQVAQATSLQNIVFQMIEDPSEDNKQQGIFIDNGSGGFMTDLTFIGGRYGGFFGSQQFTSRNMTFRNCQTAVYMNWNWLWTLNGLDISGSKVAIDMTAGESIQNVGSILLTDSKIADTEVGVLSNYDPAQPGTNGTLIIDNVDMSSVPIAVKNGGTSATILAGNTKIASWVQGRAYTGGNGEAIQATQTPIEKPKAILDSNGNVVTKSKPQYNNVPASSFVSVKSKGAKGDGKTDDTAAIQAVFDGVQEGQIVYFDHGAYVMTDTVKVPKNIKIVGEIWPLIMAGGDKNFKDQANPKPVWQVGESGDVGNVEIQDLMFQTLGPQPGAILMEFNVAGETPGSAGLFDVHFRLGGSAGTQLQSDTCKKTPNVKTEPKPECMGAFMLFHMTKDSSCYLENTWFWVADHELDRSDHSQINLYNGRGVLIESTKGAWLWGTASEHSVLYNYHLQDAANVYMSLIQTETAYMQGNPDATVPFTVNDKYHDPDFKATCTGDSKRCARTWGVRAVNSKDIFIFGGGLYSFFDNYDQVCVGENNCQDNMISIESSKVHLYGISTKASVSMVNVEGKPIALDKDNRNNFCAAIARFSS, encoded by the exons ATGAACAACTCCACCGAAATGGCTGGCTCGCGGACGCAGAGACGGCGGATGCCATCCGTCGAGGGCTACTACGATGAGATCCCTGCCCATGAAAGAGGCCAAACTAAAAGCAACGACAAG CATTCTGCCGGAATATCAACACCACTCATTTCACAGCGAAACCACTACTCGACACCCCAAAGGCAACGATTCAGCTggttcttcatcgtcatcatggGGCTCTCGACTATTGTCACCGCCTCTCTTTTGGCCTTGCGCCTCTTCACTCTCccagctgctgctgctcctcAAGCTGCAATTCCTGTTCCCGCGGCTCCTGAGTACAGTGCCCCTGTCACTCCCTATGACGCTGGCTCCTGGTGGCTGTCTTCCATCGAGCGTCAAGGTGCTGTCGCCTACGGCAATTCTGCTAATTACAAGATTTTCCGCAATGTCAAGGACTACGGCGCCAAGGGTGATGGAAGCTCCGACGACACCGCAgccatcaacgccgccttctcTGATGGTAGTCGCTGCGGTAAGGGCTGTGACTCTACCACCGTCACTCCCGCTCTCGTTTACTTCCCTCCCGGTACCTACGTTGTCTCCAGGCCCATCCTCCCCTACTACTACACCCACATGATTGGTGATGTGAATGATCTCCCCGTCCTCAAGCCTGCTGCCAACTTTGAGGGTATGGCTGTCATCGACGTTGATCCCTACAACAACGACGGTTCCAACTGGCACACCAACCAGAACAACTTTTTCCGCCAAGTCCGCAACTTCAAGATCGACCTTACTGGCATGCCCAAGAGCTCCGGCACTGGTATCCATTGGCAGGTTGCCCAAGCCACCTCTCTCCAGAACATCGTCTTCCAGATGATTGAGGACCCCAGCGAGGACAACAAGCAGCAGGGAATCTTTATAGATAACGGTTCCGGCGGCTTCATGACCGACCTTACCTTTATCGGTGGCAGATATGGTGGTTTCTTCGGCAGCCAGCAATTCACAAGCCGCAACATGACTTTCCGCAACTGCCAGACTGCTGTCTACATGAACTGGAACTGGTTGTGGACCCTCAACGGCCTCGACATCTCTGGCTCCAAGGTAGCTATTGACATGACCGCTGGCGAGAGCATTCAGAACGTTGGCTCCATCCTCCTGACCGATAGCAAGATCGCTGACACCGAGGTTGGTGTGCTTTCCAACTACGACCCTGCCCAGCCTGGCACCAACGGTACCCTCATCATTGACAACGTCGACATGTCTTCCGTTCCTATTGCTGTCAAGAACGGTGGCACTAGTGCTACCATCCTCGCTGGCAACACCAAGATTGCCTCTTGGGTCCAAGGCCGCGCCTACACTGGTGGTAACGGCGAGGCTATCCAGGCCACACAGACTCCTATTGAGAAGCCCAAGGCTATCCTCGACAGCAATGGCAACGTCGTCACCAAGAGCAAGCCTCAGTACAACAACGTCCCCGCCTCCAGCTTTGTTTCCGTCAAGTCCAAGGGAGCCAAGGGTGACGGCAAGACCGATGATACCGCCGCTATCCAGGCTGTCTTTGATGGTGTCCAGGAAGGCCAGATTGTCTACTTTGACCACGGTGCCTACGTCATGACCGACACTGTCAAGGTTcccaagaacatcaagattGTCGGCGAGATCTGGCCCCTCATCATGGCCGGTGGTGACAAGAACTTCAAGGACCAAGCCAACCCCAAGCCTGTCTGGCAAGTCGGTGAGTCTGGCGATGTCGGCAACGTCGAGATCCAGGACCTCATGTTCCAGACTCTCGGACCCCAGCCCGGTGCCATCCTGATGGAGTTCAACGTTGCTGGTGAGACTCCTGGCTCTGCCGGTCTCTTTGATGTTCACTTCCGCCTCGGTGGCTCTGCTGGTACTCAGCTCCAGTCCGACACCTGCAAGAAGACTCCCAACGTCAAGACCGAGCCCAAGCCCGAATGCATGGGTGCTTTCATGCTGTTCCACATGACCAAGGACTCCAGCTGCTACCTTGAGAACACATGGTTCTGGGTTGCCGACCACGAGCTCGACCGTTCCGACCACTCCCAGATCAACCTCTACAACGGCCGCGGTGTCTTGATTGAGAGCACCAAGGGCGCCTGGCTGTGGGGTACCGCTTCCGAGCACAGTGTCCTCTACAACTACCACCTGCAGGATGCTGCCAACGTCTACATGTCGCTTATCCAGACCGAGACTGCTTACATGCAGGGCAACCCCGACGCGACCGTTCCCTTCACTGTCAATGACAAGTACCACGACCCCGACTTCAAGGCCACTTGCACTGGTGACTCCAAACGATGTGCCCGTACCTGGGGTGTTCGCGCTGTCAACTCCAAGgacatcttcatctttggtGGTGGTCTGTACAGCTTCTTCGACAACTACGACCAGGTCTGTGTCGGCGAGAACAACTGCCAAGACAACATGATCAGCATTGAGAGCTCCAAGGTGCACCTTTACGGTATCAGCACCAAGGCCAGTGTCAGCATGGTCAACGTCGAAGGCAAGCCTATTGCCCTAGACAAGGACAACCGCAACAACTTTTGCGCTGCCATTGCCCGTTTCTCTTCGTAG
- a CDS encoding hypothetical protein (TransMembrane:12 (i70-96o108-127i139-158o164-183i195-215o227-248i342-364o384-409i421-441o453-473i485-504o516-538i)) → MADTKDYPNLEAVISTDHIEKTQPDNHNGHGHIEGNALLVDGRGEIRKIPVPSSDPNDPLNFRPWEKYGIVFCCCWFSIMGLSVASGLGAILNVFFEAYIPQGYNSDQVVLLITLPTLFIGLGNYIILPLSLAYGRRPVFLISTVVLFAASIAAATQNSYNGHLAARIIQGTATGASESLLPLMLTEVTFLHERAFIFGLYWMLQNAFSSTLNLASSYINADLGWRWYYWVFTITVGVGLIIAVFLGFETQFTRPAASLDGQLVVTDEFGVTRVIPDSEAQAYLEDMSRSGLAPPNAGNPADDVDRKTYTQRLRPWSKPASQPVRVILLSWKYMLASFSSPGILYAVLTSSIALGCGVGMSLTYNQVLMQNYHWQAKDIGLVNVGGAIGAVIAMLYCTFLANPFVMWMARRNKGIHQPEHHLITMAPPAVVGVAMLLLYGFTAGGGATWWGPYLGWTIFQYSFTAVLIISTTFASEAAPKHPGPAIVTVVGTKNVVSFGVTYGLTPMVEQHGYKWAFGVLAGIFGAIFLLGIPVCIWNPKWRAYVAEREARKGTTTTD, encoded by the exons ATGGCAGACACAAAAGACTACCCCAACCTTGAGGCCGTCATTTCAACAGATCACATCGAAAAGACCCAACCAGACAATCACAATGGACACGGCCATATCGAAGGAAACGCCCTGCTCGTTGACGGAAGGGGCGAGATTCGAAAGATCCCTGTTCCCTCCTCTGATCCAAATGATCCTCTCAACTTTCGACCATGGGAAAAGTATGGCATTGTcttttgctgctgttggtttTCCATCATGGGTCTTTCTGTCGCCAGTGGACTGGGCGCTATTCTGAATGTTTTCTTCGAGGCTTATATCCCACAAGGGTATAACTCAGATCAAGTCGTTCTTCTCATTACATTACCAACTCTGTTCATTGGTCTTG GAAACTACATCATCCTCCCTCTGTCTCTTGCCTATGGTCGTCGTCCCGTCTTTCTCATCTCTACAGTTGTCCTATTCGCAGCCAGCATCGCCGCGGCTACACAAAACAGTTACAATGGCCATCTAGCCGCTCGCATTATCCAGGGCACCGCAACAGGCGCATCCGAGTCTCTTCTCCCGCTCATGCTCACCGAAGTCACCTTTCTCCACGAGCGAGCCTTCATCTTTGGCCTGTACTGGATGCTTCAGAACGCTTTCTCCTCGACCCTCAACCTGGCTTCTTCCTATATCAATGCTGATCTCGGATGGCGCTGGTATTACTGGGTTTTCACCATTACTGTGGGAGTTGGGTTAATCATCGCCGTCTTTTTGGGTTTCGAGACTCAGTTCACTCGTCCGGCTGCTTCGCTCGATGGCCAGCTTGTCGTCACTGATGAGTTTGGTGTTACAAGGGTCATTCCTGATTCTGAAGCTCAGGCTTATTTGGAGGATATGTCAAGATCTGGATTGGCGCCTCCCAACGCTGGGAACCCagctgatgatgttgatcgCAAGACATACACGCAGCGTCTTCGACCGTGGTCTAAGCCAGCTTCTCAACCTGTACGAGTTATCCTGCTGAGCTGGAAGTACATGCTTGCCTCGTTCTCTTCGCCCGGTATTTTATATGCCGTCCTCACATCTTCTATCGCTCTTGGCTGCGGTGTGGGCATGTCTTTGACCTATAATCAAGTCTTGATGCAAAACTATCACTGGCAAGCCAAGGATATCGGCCTTGTCAACGTCGGCGGAGCCATTGGAGCGGTTATAGCCATGCTGTACTGCACATTCCTTGCCAACCCGTTCGTCATGTGGATGGCGCGTCGAAACAAGGGTATTCACCAGCCCGAGCATCACCTCATCACCATGGCACCTCCTGCAGTTGTCGGTGTAGCCATGCTTCTTCTCTATGGCTTCACTGCTGGTGGAGGAGCGACTTGGTGGGGACCGTATCTCGGCTGGACCATTTTCCAGTATTCCTTCACGGCCGTCCTTATTATCTCTACCACTTTTGCCTCTGAGGCTGCTCCCAAGCATCCTGGCCCAGCTATTGTCACAGTGGTTGGTACCAAGAATGTCGTCTCCTTTGGAGTTACGTATGGTTTAACCCCAATGGTTGAACAACATGGTTACAAGTGGGCTTTTGGTGTATTG